From Camelus dromedarius isolate mCamDro1 chromosome X, mCamDro1.pat, whole genome shotgun sequence, one genomic window encodes:
- the EIF1AX gene encoding eukaryotic translation initiation factor 1A, X-chromosomal: MPKNKGKGGKNRRRGKNENESEKRELVFKEDGQEYAQVIKMLGNGRLEAMCFDGVKRLCHIRGKLRKKVWINTSDIILVGLRDYQDNKADVILKYNADEARSLKAYGELPEHAKINETDTFGPGDDDEIQFDDIGDDDEDIDDI, encoded by the exons ATGCCCAAGAATAAAG GTAAAGGAGGTAAAAACAGACGCAGAGGTAAGAACGAGaatgaatctgaaaaaagagAGCTGGTGTTCAAAGAAGATGGGCAAG agtATGCTCAAGTAATCAAAATGCTGGGAAATGGACGATTAGAAGCGATGTGTTTTGATGGTGTAAAGAGGTTATGTCACATCAGAGGGAAATTGAGAAAAAAG GTTTGGATAAATACCTCAGACATTATATTGGTTGGTCTACGAGACTACCAg GATAATAAAgctgatgtaattttaaaatacaatgcaGATGAGGCTCGAAGTCTGAAGGCATATGGCGAACTTCCAGAACATG ctaaaatcaatgaaactgataCATTTGGCCCTGGAGATGATGATGAAATCCAGTTTGATGACATTGGAGATGATGATGAAGACATTGATGAT atCTAA